One part of the Anopheles coustani chromosome 2, idAnoCousDA_361_x.2, whole genome shotgun sequence genome encodes these proteins:
- the LOC131265803 gene encoding putative neutral sphingomyelinase, with amino-acid sequence MAMELSILTLNIWGIPYVSKDREIRVKAIGDVLASGNYDVVSLQEVWSEADYQYLRQRVENVLPFCHYFYSGVVGSGLAILSRYPIVSAFFHAWSVNGYIHRIQHGDWFGGKGVGMAKISVNDQPVHVYVAHLHAEYNRQCDDYMAHRVIQAHDTAQFIESTRGQSVLQILAGDLNTEPGDLAYRVLVSCSKLKDSYDRKMLGSLVGTNECKSNSYTDPSAAKQNPQGKRIDYVMYRIGEHYEGRLLEHRLPLAERVPGQTCSYSDHEAVYAKLILKKSSSSTIQNLIACNSGKTREDDSCNRDTREETQREAVMALRESVAICNESLKQLESHRRSYTLMAIGVVIVLINLLELQAPYGLKIAFLVLKFLLCAVIIFFVVMATIWNVMEKHGILSGKLSMEIALKGYSLEAASGGRSGIIE; translated from the exons ATGGCAATGGAACTGAGCATTTTAACGCTTAACATTTG GGGCATTCCGTACGTATCGAAGGACCGAGAGATACGAGTGAAGGCCATTGGAGATGTGCTGGCCAGCGGTAACTATGACGTCGTTTCGCTGCAGGAAGTGTGGTCCGAAGCGGATTATCAATATCTGAGGCAGCGTGTGGAAAATGTGCTTCCGTTTTGTCACTATTTTTATAG TGGTGTCGTCGGCTCAGGGTTAGCGATTCTCTCGCGCTATCCGATTGTTTCAGCATTCTTCCATGCTTGGTCCGTGAATGGGTACATCCATCGCATCCAGCACGGCGATTGGTTCGGTGGGAAAGGTGTTGGCATGGCCAAGATCTCCGTTAACGATCAGCCAGTGCATGTGTACGTCGCTCAT CTTCATGCGGAATATAATCGGCAATGCGATGACTACATGGCCCACCGGGTCATTCAAGCGCACGATACTGCTCAGTTCATCGAAAGCACTCGTGGCCAGTCGGTGCTGCAGATACTGGCCGGTGACCTAAACACGGAGCCGGGCGATCTTGCCTACCGCGTGCTGGTGTCCTGCTCGAAactgaaagattcatatgatcGCAAGATGCTGGGAAGCTTGGTGGGTACAAACGAATGTAAATCGAACAGCTATACCGATCCCTCGGCTGCGAAACAGAATCCCCAAGGAAAGCGAATTGATTATGTGATGTACCGCATCGGAGAGCATTATGAAGGCCGGCTGCTAGAGCACCGGTTACCGCTGGCCGAGCGTGTCCCCGGTCAAACTTGTAGCTATTCTGATCACGAGGCTGTGTACGCGAAACTGATACTGAAGAAGAGTTCATCGTCCACCATTCAGAACTTGATAGCGTGTAATAGTGGAAAGACACGAGAGGATGACTCTTGCAATCGAGATACACGGGAGGAAACACAGCGCGAGGCTGTGATGGCGCTGCGAGAGAGTGTGGCCATCTGCAACGAAAGCCTAAAGCAGCTCGAGTCTCATCGACGTAGCTACACTCTGATGGCGATCGGTGTGGTAATCGTGCTAATCAATCTGCTTGAATTGCAAGCTCCGTACGGGCTAAAGATTGCCTTTCTGGTACTGAAGTTTTTGCTCTGCGCCGTGATCATTTTCTTCGTCGTTATGGCAACAATCTGGAACGTGATGGAAAAGCATGGCATACTGTCCGGAAAGTTGTCGATGGAAATCGCCCTCAAAGGGTACAGTCTCGAAGCTGCAAGCGGTGGACGAAGCGGTATCATAGAGTAG
- the LOC131265814 gene encoding ejaculatory bulb-specific protein 3-like: MKLFVAIAFALLAIVAAQEQYTTKYDGIDLDEILKSDRLFNNYFKCLMDEGRCTPDGNELKKILPEALQTNCEKCSEKQRAGAIRVINYVIENRKEQWDALQKKYDPENLYIEKYREEAKKEGINLE, encoded by the coding sequence ATGAAGCTGTTCGTCGCCATCGCTTTTGCCCTGCTGGCCATCGTTGCCGCTCAGGAGCAGTACACCACCAAGTACGATGGTATCGATCTTGACGAGATCCTGAAGTCGGACCGACTGTTCAACAACTACTTCAAGTGCCTGATGGATGAGGGCCGCTGCACCCCGGACGGTAACGAGCTGAAGAAAATCCTGCCGGAAGCGCTGCAGACCAACTGTGAAAAGTGCAGCGAGAAGCAGCGTGCCGGTGCGATTCGGGTGATCAACTATGTGATCGAGAACCGCAAGGAGCAGTGGGATGCGCTGCAGAAGAAGTACGACCCGGAGAACCTGTACATCGAGAAGTACCGCGAGGAGGCCAAGAAGGAAGGCATCAATCTGGAATAA
- the LOC131265815 gene encoding ejaculatory bulb-specific protein 3-like: MKLIVFVAFALVAAAAAQQYTTKYDNIDVDEILKSDRLFNNYYKCLLDQGRCTPDGNELKRILPDALQTDCAKCSEKQRNGAIKVINYLIQNRASQWEVLQKKYDPNNQYVEKYRDQAQKEGIKLD, translated from the coding sequence ATGAAGCTGATCGTTTTCGTTGCGTTTGCCTTGGTCGCGGCGGCTGCCGCCCAACAGTACACCACTAAGTACGACAACATCGATGTGGACGAGATCCTCAAGTCGGACCGGCTGTTCAACAACTACTACAAGTGTCTGCTGGACCAGGGCCGCTGCACACCGGACGGCAACGAGCTGAAGCGTATCCTGCCCGACGCCCTGCAGACGGACTGCGCCAAGTGCAGCGAGAAGCAGCGTAACGGTGCCATTAAGGTGATCAACTACCTTATCCAAAACCGTGCAAGCCAGTGGGAAGTGCTGCAGAAGAAGTACGATCCGAATAACCAGTACGTCGAGAAGTACCGCGATCAGGCCCAGAAAGAGGGCATCAAGCTGGATTAA
- the LOC131265798 gene encoding phosphorylated adapter RNA export protein isoform X1 translates to MMEQEMLNIPSAKDDLEDGELSDSDSDGYTPLARPELPKSDFTAPSADLARQMEVVVSDEQDDDDLLHPAKSDSDGSSDESDGNARLGALKYTQRMLGKGRGALHQSPGGRKRPIVSAHSSSNGQSSGPTARPPPPPPQTSAAQRPNKYNIWTESLQEDTLMETMRGCDVTPHALRNRDVESYDYKLKARLQGGNAFERLKRRQSNSDDSDGYSGGGKRMRTARHDYNTEGVDQARRVSVKERIGKRNTSTDSNSDDSAQSAPRFSCRHIPDLNLEADCSNEKFAIELAEKLSETHTELLQRVVDVLGKEIPLKLFKETQKIEADGGMLVMKGWRRRTPGGVFLFLLKHCEDVEQELKRSIFQEDKKAKQKEWKLTRAINRDMKVEELKKTLNRQASEIELPSMPLMAHLKAETNSTLSNPPPSPVGEENCEGNTDYEAENIHVNVTSPEKPLQHVNDSDKDTDGGGDDVEKPQSRPSVGSGIPQRNVASYGEEDCLDITCDDMDLF, encoded by the exons ATGATGGAACAGGAGATGCTAAACATACCAAGTGCAAAAGACGATCTGGAAGATGGAGAG CTATCCGACAGTGATAGCGACGGATACACCCCGTTAGCCCGTCCGGAGTTACCAAAGAGCGACTTCACCGCACCATCTGCAGATCTGGCGCGCCAAATGGAAGTGGTCGTATCGGACGAACAGGACGACGACGATTTGCTGCATCCGGCGAAAAGTGACTCCGACGGTAGTTCAGATGAAAGCGACGGGAACGCTCGACTAGGAGCGCTAAAGTACACACAGAGAATGCTTGGCAAGGGGCGCGGGGCACTGCATCAGTCGCCCGGTGGCCGGAAACGTCCCATCGTGTCGGCGCATTCATCATCAAATGGGCAATCGAGCGGACCGACGGCTCGGcccccgccaccaccgccacagACGTCGGCAGCCCAACGTCCGAACAAATATAACATCTGGACAGAAAGCCTGCAGGAAGACACACTGATGGAGACAATGCGTGGTTGTGATGTCACACCGCATGCGCTCCGCAATAGGGATGTAGAGTCGTACGACTACAAACTGAAGGCTCGTCTGCAAGGAGGTAACGCGTTCGAACGGCTGAAACGACGTCAGTCCAATTCGGACGATTCCGATGGCTACAGTGGTGGGGGAAAGCGTATGCGTACGGCACGCCACGATTACAATACGGAAGGAGTAGACCAGGCGAGGCGAGTTAGTGTTAAGGAACGCATCGGCAAACGCAACACTAGCACAGATAGCAATAGCGATGACAGTGCCCAGAGTGCTCCGAG ATTTTCTTGTAGGCACATACCAGATTTGAATCTCGAAGCGGACTGTAGCAACGAAAAGTTTGCTATCGAGCTGgcagaaaaattgagcgaaacGCACACCGAGTTGCTGC AGCGTGTGGTGGACGTTCTAGGAAAAGAGATACCTCTAAAACTCTTCAAAGAAACTCAGAAAATCGAAGCGGATGGAGGAATGCTCGTCATG AAAGGTTGGCGACGACGCACACCGGGTGGAGTGTTCCTATTTCTTCTCAAACACTGTGAAGACGTCGAGCAGGAGCTTAAAAGGTCCATCTTCCAGGAAGATAAGAAAGCGAAGCAAAAAGAGTGGAAGCTCACAAGGGCAATCAATAGGGACATGAAGGTGGAAGAACTCAAGAAAACGCTCAATCGACAAGCGAGCGAAATCGAGTTGCCATCGATGCCACTGATGGCCCACCTGAAGGCGGAAACAAACAGTACTC TCTCTAACCCTCCACCATCGCCTGTCGGGGAGGAAAACTGTGAAGGTAATACGGACTATGAGGCGGAAAACATACACGTGAACGTCACCAGTCCGGAGAAACCATTGCAGCACGTAAATGACAGCGACAAAGAtacggatggtggtggtgatgatgtggAAAAACCACAGTCCCGGCCATCGGTGGGGTCCGGCATTCCACAGCGGAACGTGGCCAGCTATGGTGAGGAAGACTGTCTAGACATTACGTGCGACGATATGGATCTTTTCTAG
- the LOC131265798 gene encoding phosphorylated adapter RNA export protein isoform X2, whose amino-acid sequence MMEQEMLNIPSAKDDLEDGELSDSDSDGYTPLARPELPKSDFTAPSADLARQMEVVVSDEQDDDDLLHPAKSDSDGSSDESDGNARLGALKYTQRMLGKGRGALHQSPGGRKRPIVSAHSSSNGQSSGPTARPPPPPPQTSAAQRPNKYNIWTESLQEDTLMETMRGCDVTPHALRNRDVESYDYKLKARLQGGNAFERLKRRQSNSDDSDGYSGGGKRMRTARHDYNTEGVDQARRVSVKERIGKRNTSTDSNSDDSAQSAPRHIPDLNLEADCSNEKFAIELAEKLSETHTELLQRVVDVLGKEIPLKLFKETQKIEADGGMLVMKGWRRRTPGGVFLFLLKHCEDVEQELKRSIFQEDKKAKQKEWKLTRAINRDMKVEELKKTLNRQASEIELPSMPLMAHLKAETNSTLSNPPPSPVGEENCEGNTDYEAENIHVNVTSPEKPLQHVNDSDKDTDGGGDDVEKPQSRPSVGSGIPQRNVASYGEEDCLDITCDDMDLF is encoded by the exons ATGATGGAACAGGAGATGCTAAACATACCAAGTGCAAAAGACGATCTGGAAGATGGAGAG CTATCCGACAGTGATAGCGACGGATACACCCCGTTAGCCCGTCCGGAGTTACCAAAGAGCGACTTCACCGCACCATCTGCAGATCTGGCGCGCCAAATGGAAGTGGTCGTATCGGACGAACAGGACGACGACGATTTGCTGCATCCGGCGAAAAGTGACTCCGACGGTAGTTCAGATGAAAGCGACGGGAACGCTCGACTAGGAGCGCTAAAGTACACACAGAGAATGCTTGGCAAGGGGCGCGGGGCACTGCATCAGTCGCCCGGTGGCCGGAAACGTCCCATCGTGTCGGCGCATTCATCATCAAATGGGCAATCGAGCGGACCGACGGCTCGGcccccgccaccaccgccacagACGTCGGCAGCCCAACGTCCGAACAAATATAACATCTGGACAGAAAGCCTGCAGGAAGACACACTGATGGAGACAATGCGTGGTTGTGATGTCACACCGCATGCGCTCCGCAATAGGGATGTAGAGTCGTACGACTACAAACTGAAGGCTCGTCTGCAAGGAGGTAACGCGTTCGAACGGCTGAAACGACGTCAGTCCAATTCGGACGATTCCGATGGCTACAGTGGTGGGGGAAAGCGTATGCGTACGGCACGCCACGATTACAATACGGAAGGAGTAGACCAGGCGAGGCGAGTTAGTGTTAAGGAACGCATCGGCAAACGCAACACTAGCACAGATAGCAATAGCGATGACAGTGCCCAGAGTGCTCCGAG GCACATACCAGATTTGAATCTCGAAGCGGACTGTAGCAACGAAAAGTTTGCTATCGAGCTGgcagaaaaattgagcgaaacGCACACCGAGTTGCTGC AGCGTGTGGTGGACGTTCTAGGAAAAGAGATACCTCTAAAACTCTTCAAAGAAACTCAGAAAATCGAAGCGGATGGAGGAATGCTCGTCATG AAAGGTTGGCGACGACGCACACCGGGTGGAGTGTTCCTATTTCTTCTCAAACACTGTGAAGACGTCGAGCAGGAGCTTAAAAGGTCCATCTTCCAGGAAGATAAGAAAGCGAAGCAAAAAGAGTGGAAGCTCACAAGGGCAATCAATAGGGACATGAAGGTGGAAGAACTCAAGAAAACGCTCAATCGACAAGCGAGCGAAATCGAGTTGCCATCGATGCCACTGATGGCCCACCTGAAGGCGGAAACAAACAGTACTC TCTCTAACCCTCCACCATCGCCTGTCGGGGAGGAAAACTGTGAAGGTAATACGGACTATGAGGCGGAAAACATACACGTGAACGTCACCAGTCCGGAGAAACCATTGCAGCACGTAAATGACAGCGACAAAGAtacggatggtggtggtgatgatgtggAAAAACCACAGTCCCGGCCATCGGTGGGGTCCGGCATTCCACAGCGGAACGTGGCCAGCTATGGTGAGGAAGACTGTCTAGACATTACGTGCGACGATATGGATCTTTTCTAG
- the LOC131265805 gene encoding cell division cycle protein 123 homolog, with protein MLIRNVELEKQACMLVNWYELFSKNTIKTCIVPVPADVLTYLRRDMLILPKECSNFTEISTGEGFQTTHFNAFDDQFSDSDSGGDGTGDGNDDEEQPAFPVFSQALTEAIQSLGGNAFLKSDWHCPKDAQWITLGQTLCVRDITDVYQLLKASSFCKEDFKERPSVNDSGFHVVLKKWKDIHPGSEFRCFVRNRSLLAISPRHWPSYHEHIARERSDIVNDIVSLFKEKIKDAFPLRDYVFDVYRPAKDNVIIMDFSLYGKGHSDSLAFDYDQLDEDASVATIEEEDDPEFRYLPNDCGIQPIKRNVYGFPQDFRNFFQNTAPTDGGPSSAEGESNNLVNRLIEQCNLQQARDNSAADEE; from the exons ATGTTGATTCGTAACGTTGAGCTTGAGAAGCAAGCATGTATGCTGGTCAACTGGTACGAGCTTTTCAGTAAGAACACTATAAAAACATGCATCGTTCCGGTACCGGCTGATGTGCTGACCTATTTGCGGCGGGATATGCTCATACTGCCAAAGGAGTGTTCTAACTTTACCGAAATTAGCACGGGCGAAGGGTTCCAGACGACACATTTCAACGCATTCGACGATCAGTTCAGCGACAGCGATTCCGGGGGCGACGGAACAGGGGACGGTAACGACGATGAAGAACAGCCCGCATTCCCGGTCTTCTCGCAAGCCCTTACCGAAGCCATCCAAAGCCTTGGAGGGAATGCATTTTTAAAAAGCGATTGGCACTGCCCAAAAGATGCCCAGTGGATAACGCTGGGGCAGACGCTGTGTGTCCGTGATATCACGGACGTTTATCAGCTGCTCAAAGCGTCCAGCTTTTGCAAGGAAGACTTCAAGGAACGGCCCAGTGTCAACGACAGTGGTTTCCATGTGGTGCTGAAAAAGTGGAAGGACATCCATCCGGGATCGGAGTTTCGGTGTTTCGTGCGCAACCGATCCCTGTTGGCAATTTCACCACGGCACTGGCCATCGTACCACGAGCACATTGCCCGCGAAAGGAGCGACATCGTGAATGACATCGTTTCGCTGTTCAAGGAGAAGATCAAGGATGCATTCCCATTGCGTGATT ATGTTTTCGATGTCTATCGTCCGGCGAAGGATAATGTTATCATCATGGATTTCTCACTCTACGGCAAAGGGCATTCCGATAGCCTGGCGTTCGACTACGACCAGCTCGACGAGGATGCATCGGTGGCAACCATTGAAGAGGAGGATGATCCAGAATTTCGTTACCTGCCGAATGATTGTGGCATTCAACCGATCAAGCGCAACGTTTACGGGTTTCCGCAAGACTTCCGGAACTTTTTCCAAAATACTGCACCGACTGATGGAGGCCCATCCAGTGCGGAAGGGGAAAGTAATAATTTGGTCAATCGGTTGATAGAGCAATGTAATCTCCAGCAGGCTCGTGATAACAGTGCCGCAGACGAGGAGTAA
- the LOC131265795 gene encoding transmembrane protein 184C translates to MCISLCTHWRALLRPLLVILYVLFVIIVVPLLIADSVKDGFTRKGQLILIGGLFVLCAIPISIWQIAQHAIHYTKPQLQRHIIRILWMVPIYALNALLCLIWPNKSIYMDSIRECYEAYVIYNFMKYLLNYLNLEMDLERTLEWNAQTYHFFPFCCLAPWQMGHEFVHNCKHGILQYTVVRPLTTVIACICQLNHVYGEGQFRASVAFPYLVFANNCSQSIAMYCLILFYQATRNELRGMRPIPKFLCIKAVIFFSFFQSVIIYFLVYYGIIKDIFESNTADLESRLELSTKLQNFLICFEMLLAALAHHYSFSHRPYERILPPSLMVAGSINGSSSGAAGGAPGGGGGHSWYSGFLTMLDLSDVRQDVSEHLGEVGSSLSRRFRGRAIYQMAPGSSRNCDMNVSGSDREFLVPPAGAAGSNLLGSQCYQSGLYYSATGAASQLYTSQGKVGGAGHGQRYGALDQAAISIVRPKGEKLVETPNEGAPPKEVNIFNQFPSTKTLNLALSKTPSYENLISLKSDDPASTSKVGDEKRRQQQQQRTKNNLQSSANDRTTNSNSESSSSHRLQRSESNGSDWLSTPEDELGIDVKGLSSDNININTNRKT, encoded by the exons ATGTGCATATCACTCTGTACCCACTGGCGAGCCTTGCTGAGGCCGCTGCTGGTCATCCTGTACGTACtcttcgtcatcatcgtcgtcccgCTGCTGATCGCCGATTCTGTAAAGGACGGTTTCACCCGCAAAGGTCAACTGATTTTGATCGGCGGTCTGTTCGTGCTGTGCGCGATACCGATTTCGATATGGCAAATCGCACAGCACGCCATCCACTACACGAAGCCTCAGCTGCAGCGGCACATAATCAG AATCCTATGGATGGTGCCGATCTACGCACTCAATGCG CTGCTCTGTCTCATATGGCCCAACAAGTCTATCTACATGGACAGTATCCGCGAGTGCTACGAGGCGTACGTTATCTACAACTTTATGAAATACCTGCTGAACTATCTCAACCTGGAAATGGACCTGGAGAGAACGCTCGAATGGAATGCACAGACGTAccatttctttcccttttgttgTCTGGCGCCGTGGCAGATGGGCCACGAGTTTGTGCATAACTGCAAACACGGCATCCTGCAGTACACGGTCGTTCGGCCGCTGACCACCGTGATTGCCTG CATTTGTCAGCTCAACCACGTATACGGTGAGGGACAGTTCCGAGCGTCAGTTGCATTCCCGTACCTTGTGTTCGCCAACAACTGCTCCCAATCGATCGCAATGTACTGCCTCATACTGTTCTATCAGGCGACACGCAATGAGCTGCGTGGGATGAGACCGATACCGAAATTCCTATGCATCAAGGcggtcattttcttttccttctt TCAAAGCGTTATCATCTACTTCCTCGTGTACTACGGCATCATAAAGGACATTTTCGAAAGCAACACTGCCGACCTGGAATCGCGCCTGGAACTTTCGACCAAGCTGCAAAACTTTCTCATCTGCTTCGAGATGCTGCTGGCCGCCCTGGCGCATCATTACAGTTTCTCGCACCGCCCGTACGAGCGTATCCTACCGCCGAGCCTGATGGTGGCGGGTAGCATTAATGGTAGCAGcagtggtgctgctggtggcgcACCTGGGGGCGGTGGGGGGCATTCATGGTACTCGGGCTTCCTGACCATGCTCGATCTGTCGGACGTGCGGCAGGACGTGAGCGAACATCTGGGTGAGGTCGGCAGTTCGCTTAGCCGCCGGTTTCGTGGCCGTGCTATATATCAAATGGCACCGGGTAGCAGTCGCAACTGTGATATGAACGTCAGCGGCTCGGACCGAGAATTTCTCGTTCCGCCAGCAGGAGCAGCGGGCTCGAACCTTCTCGGTAGTCAGTGCTACCAGAGTGGCCTCTACTACAGTGCAACCGGTGCTGCGTCCCAGTTGTACACGAGCCAGGGTAAGGTCGGAGGAGCGGGGCACGGCCAGCGGTACGGTGCCCTCGATCAAGCGGCCATCAGTATTGTGCGGCCGAAGGGTGAAAAGCTCGTCGAAACACCGAACGAAGGTGCCCCGCCCAAGGaggtaaacattttcaaccaGTTTCCATCGACGAAGACACTCAACCTGGCGCTCAGTAAAACGCCCAGTTACGAGAATTTAATCTCGCTCAAAAGTGACGATCCGGCGTCGACTTCCAAAGTAGGCGACGAAAAGCGtcgtcagcagcaacagcagcgaacaaaaaacaacctgCAATCCTCCGCCAACGATCGAACGACGAACAGTAATAGTGAGTCGAGCTCGTCCCATCGGTTGCAACGCTCCGAAAGCAATGGAAGCGACTGGCTCAGCACGCCCGAGGACGAGCTGGGGATCGACGTGAAGGGGCTCAGTAGCGACAATATCAATATCAATACAAACCGAAAAACCTAA